AAAATCGCGCAGCAGGATGTGCTCGATGTTGCGTTCGGCCAGGGCGGCGACGGTCAGGGCCGGGTTGGCCACCAGGGCGCCCGGGATGAGGGCGCCGTCCATCACGTACAGGCGTTCGTAGCCAGCCACGCGGCCGAACAGATCGGTGGCCTTGCCCAGTGGGCAGCCGCCCACCGGGTGGTAGGTGGTGCTGTCGGCAAAGGTCTTGCCACTGAACAGGTCGGTGCGGTAGTGGGTGCCGGCCGCCTGGTTCACGCGGTCGAACACGTGCCGGGCGCTGCGCACGGCCGGCGCGTTCTGGCCATTCCAGTTCAGCACGGCGCGGCCCGTGGTCGGGTCATACGCAAACGTCCCGAGCTCGGGGTTCTGCGTCATGACAATGTTCATGTTGGTCCACGATTCCACGCCCAGCGGGAGCGGAATGTTCATCGAGAACACCGGCAGCCCATCCTGATCCCGGGCATGGAATCCGGTGGCCGGTACCAGCGACTGCTTCGTGCCCGTGGGGCTCCAGACCGGGTTGCCCCGCACCACGAAGATGTCGCTGTTGGCGCTCCACTGTGTGCCGATGGCCCGGTTGAGGTTGGGCAGGGTGCCCGTCTCGCGTGCGCGCACCAGCATCTCCGACGTGCCCATGCTGCCGCCGGCGAGGAACAGGTGGTCGCAGCTCAATGCATAGCGGCGCTGCAGGTTGCCCAGCGTGTCGATCTCTTCGACCGTGACGACGTAGCGCCCATCGGGGGCCTGCTCGATGCGCTTGACGGACGACAGGGCGCGGATGCTCACCCGGCCCGTGCCCAGCGCATCGGCCAGGTAGTTCTTCGTGAGGTCGCGCTTGCCATGGTTGTTGCCATAGCCGCCCTCCATGCCGAGCGCCGACTTCGGCACCAGACCGGCTTCCTCCTGCTCCATGTACTGGAAGTCGTAGCCGCAATCGAGGAACTCGGTGCTGTAGCCCGCCCTGGACAGGGCCGCCCGGTTCACTCGCGCGTAGCGGTGGTAGGGGCTCGCTTCGAAGTAAGCCGGTCGAATCCGATTCTGGTTCAGCTGCGTCAGCGCCCGGGGGCAGAGGCGGCGCAGGAAGTCGTCGACATCGAAGCCGGCCGGCATCAAGGTTCGCAGCACCTCGCGTTGCGGCGTGATGAGGATGGCCATGTTGACGAGCGAGCCCCCGCCCACGCCGCGGCCGCAGTAGACGTCCATCGCCCCGTTGGGCGCCCGCAGCACGTCCAGCACACCGGCCCCGTACGGCACCTTGATGTTGATGGGGATATTGAACAGGCTGGTCGTCACCGCGGCCGCGCGGGTCGAGAACCACATGGCCCGCTCGTCGGGTTTGAGGCTGTTGCAGAACACCTTGCCGTCGGCGCCCGGCTTGTTCCACAACTGGCCCATCTCCAGCATCGTGACCGGCACGCCGGCCTGGGCAAGCCGCATCGCCGTGACCGCGCCGCCATAGCCGGTGCCCACCACCAGCGCCCGCACATGGTCCACCCCGGCGGCGGCCTGGGCCGCCCGCGCCGCGACCGCCGCCGCCCCCCCCAGGGCCACCGTGCGCCCCAGGTGGCCGGTGGCACCGACGGTCTGCAGGCCCCATGCCGCAGCGGCATCAAGGAGCTGTTGTCCGAACTGACGACGGGTGCTGGCCATGGGTCGCTTTCTGGTGTGCGGTTCAGTGAGGGGCCATGCTAGGAAGCGCTCTCGCCGTCGGCATTAGCCGCAGCGGCCAACTTGTGGCTGCGCGGGTGCAGACAATCCCGCATGCGACGTCACACCGGGCATCGGCCCGCCCGATCGCCATGTGGCCGGGGTCTGGCCCGACCACCGCCGGAAGGCGCGATGAAAGCTGTGCACCGAGGCGAAGCCCAACGCGTCGGCAATCTGCTTGAGCGGCATCCGGCCTTCCGCGAGCAGGCGCTCGGCCGTCAGCCGCTGGCACTCCTGCACCAGGTCGGCGTACGAGGTGCCGAGCGCGGCCAGCTGTCGCCTCACCGTGCGGTCGTTCGCGCCCAGCCGGGCCGCCAGCACGGGCAGCGGCGGCACATCTGGAAAGGCCAGCAAGAGCGCGGAGCGAACCTGCTCGGCGAGGTCGTTGCCGGCACGCAGCGCGGCCAGTAAGGCCTCGGCCCGCGTGCGCGCCGAGAGGTAGGCGACCGGATCATGGCCAGGCAAGGCCGCATCCAGCAGGCGCGCATCGAAGTGCACCGCGCACGCCTTGCTCGAAAAGGACAGGTGCGGCCCGAACGTGGCGACATAGCGCGACAACTGGTCGGCGGGCGCTGCGTGGGGAAAGTGCACCGCCTGGATGTCGGCAGGCGTGGCGCCGGCAAGCCGCAGCATCTGGACGGCACTGGTGGCCACCAGCTCGGTGCGGAAGCGGCCGCTGGCACCGCCCTGCACCACCGGGTGGATCTGCAGCTGCGCCCGAGCCCCCTCTTCCACCAGTTCGATCTCTGCCCGGGGCACCACCAGCGGCGCGAAATGCCCCACATCGCCCAGCAGGGCGCGCAGCGACGGCGTGGAAAGCACCACCGGCGTGATGGCGCCGTACTTCATCAACGCCAGGCTCTTGCCCGCAATCAGGCCGAAGCTCGGGTCGCCGGTGATCTCGATCGCCGCGGCCATCATGTGGTCGAACTGCGCCAGCGGCACCCACTCGCCGTCCTCGGGCAACTCCTCCATCGCGCACAGGCCGCAGCGGCGCAGCAGTTCGCGTGAGTCATGGCCTTCCACTTCCAGCGTGTAGGCAAGGATTTTCAGGTTGACGGGGGCGACGCGCAGCATGGCAAGGCAGGAGGTTTCACGCGCTGAGCATGGGCCGCATAGCCCCTCACCGCTGTCCGTGAAATCCATGCCGTCACCGCGTTTCGGGGTGTGGAAACCTTTCCCGACGCCGGGTCCGGCCGGCGTATGCTCTCGCGCAAATTCGCACCCCGCGCCCTGCGCTCTTCCCCATGCACGCTGCTCCTGCCTCGCACCGCCCGCCCGCATCCCGCCCGCGGCGGCCCATCCTCGCCCTGGCCTTGGTGATGTGGGCCGGCATCGCGCACAGCGCCGCCGCCGAACCGGGGCCCTCGGCCTTGCCAGAGTTGCTGTGCGCGCTGCGCGTGGCTGGGCACACCCAGCTGGTGCGATCGGCCCTCACGGCCGACCCGTACGCTCCCCGGGCCGCGGACGTGCGCGGACGCTTCCGTTTCAAGGCCGTGCTGCTGGGCGACGGCGTGCAGGCTGCGCATGCGACGGTGACTGTCACGGACACCGAAGCCGAGGAAGGCCCTGCGGTGCTGCAGCAAGTGAGCTGGCCGGCGGCGGCCACCGGCACCGGGGGGCTCCTCACCGAGGTCGATGCGTGGGCCCCCCGGCTCAGCGGCTGGCAGCGCGTGTACTCGCCTTACCTGGGGCGCGAGCTCACCTGGGGCTGCGCCCTGGTGCGTTCAGGCGCCACGCCGCGCGGGGCGGCCGATGTGGACGGCACGGTCCCATCCGTGGTGGCCGCGCCCTCGCCTGCGCCACAGGCCAGCGTGACCGACGCCGGGCCCACCGTGCGGCTGGCCTGGATGGGCGACGTGATGCTGGCCGATGGGCCGGGGCATGTCATCCGCCGCGGGGGTGACCCGTTCGCGGCGGTCGCCAGCCGGCTGGCCTCCGCCGACCTGCGCATCGCCAACCTCGAATGCGTGATCGCCCGCAGCGGCAAGGCCCTGGCCAAGCCGTGGACCTTCCGGGCCCACCCGCGCGTGCTGCCGGTGCTGCAGAAGCACGTCGATGTGGTGTCCCTGGCCAACAACCACTCGGGCGATTACGGGGCTGAGGCCTTCGAGGAGATGCTGGCGCGCCTCGACCGTGCCGGCCTGCCCTATGTGGGCGGCGGCCGCAATCTGCGCGAAGCGCACCGGGTCCGGGTGATCGAGCGTAAGGGCGTTCGCATTGCGCTGATCGCCTACAACGAGATGTTCCCCCGGCGCTTCGAAGCCGGCGACGACCACGCCGGCATCGCCTGGAGCGACGACGAACAGGTGCTGCACGACATCCGCCTGGCGCGCGCCCGGGCCGATGTGGTCATCCCCTTCATGCACTGGGGCCAGGAAGACAATGAGCAGGCGCATGCGCGGCAACGTGCGCTGGCACGCCGCATGATCGAAGCGGGTGCGGCGGCCGTGGTCGGCACGCATCCCCACCTGGTGCAGGACACGGAGGTGATCGACGGCAAGCCCGTGGTCTACAGCCTGGGCAACTTCGTGTTCGATGGCTTCACCAAGCCGCTCAACAACACGGGCGCCCTGCTCTGGATGGAGGTGAACCGCCAGGGCGTGGCGTCATGGCGCATGGAGACCGTGCGCATCGATGCACGCGGCGTGCCGCACCCGGTGTCGAAGTAAGGAAGGGGCCGCCGGGCGGCCACCGCTTCACCGGTCGCGCCAGGGATCGGGCAGGCTGCCGCCCTGCACGGCGGCCCGGCGCACCGAGCGGGCCTCGCGCTCGCTTTCGTCGCGCATGCGCACCAGGGTGCGGTCCACAAAGTCAATGTGGGCTTCAGCCGCCGCCTGCGCCGCGGGCGGGTCGTGCGCCTCGATCGCATGGAAGATCGCCAGGTGCTGCGCCAGCAGGTCGCTGGACACGGTGCCGACGGCAAACAGGTTCGCAATGTTGTCGTGCACGTGGGTGCGCATCATCGTGAACAGACTGGCCAGCAGGTGGCTGAACATCGCGTTGTGCGCCGCATCGGCAATGGCCTGGTGGAAGGCCGCATCGGCCTTGGACAGGGCTCCGAGGTCCTTGGCCGCGTGCGCCGTCTGCAGCGTCGTCACCACGGCGCGCAGGCGGGTGAGATCGGCCTCGGTGGCGCGTTCGGCGGCATAGCGCGCCGTGCTGCCTTCCAGCATCCGTCGAAACTCCAGCACGTCACGGCGCAGTTCGGGGTGGCTGGCCACCATGCTCTGCCAGGGGCTGGAAAAGCTGGCTTCCAGCTGGTCGGACACGTAGGTGCCGCCGCCCTGGCGGCTGATGAGGAGGCCGCGAGCGGCGAGCTTCTGGATCGCCTCGCGCAGTGAAGGCCGCGACACGCCGAGTTGCTCGGCCAGGGACCGCTCGGGGGGCAGCGCATCGCCCGCCTTCAGGCTGCCCTCCAGAATCATCGATTCGATCTGCTGGACGATGGCATCGGAGAGCCGGGGCACGTTCACCCGTTTCAAGGGCTTGGGGAGGGCGTCGTTCATGGTCTGACCAAAATGCCGAGCCGCAACGATAGCAGGTCTGTCACCAGCCCCCCCGGCACGTGTGGCGCCATGCCGCATCACAGCTGGCGGAACAGCGCGGCCACCACCACGCCCGCGGCGATGGCAGGCAGGGGCTTCTTGATCACCAGCATGACGACAGCGGTCGACAGCAAGGCGAGCCGGCCGCCACCATCCCCCCTCATCGCCAAGGGCGCGAGGACCGCCACCAGGACCGAGCCCGACATGGCGGCAATGAAGCGCCTCGTGCGCTCGCCCAGCGGCACGAAGGACATGATGAAGACGCCGCCCCACCGGGTGGCCAGGGTCACGGCCGCCATGACGAGGACCACCGGGAAGGGGCCCCAAGCAGCAAGGTCAATCGCCATGAGGTGCTTCCTTCCACGCGGCGCCCAGCAGGCCCCCGGCCAGCGCACCCACCACCACATGGCTGTTCTCTGGCAGATGGCGATAGGCAGCCAGCGACGCACAGGCCGCCACCCCCCAGATGGCGAAGGTGCGCCCGTTCTTCTCGCCCCCCACCGCCATCGCCAGCATGAAGCAGCCCATCACCATGTCGAGCCCCCACCGGCGGGCGTCGGCAATCAGGTCGCCCACTTGCGTGCCCAACCACGTGCCCAGCACCCAGAACACCCACAGCGCGGCGCCGCCACCGAGCAGCATGCCCAGGCCTGGCTGTCCGCGGGCCAGCGCCTGCATCGACATGGCCCAGTTGGCGTCGGAGGCCAGCGTCATCAGCCCGTAGCGGCGACCGGGTGGCAGGTCGCGAAGCCAGGGATAGAGCGACGCCCCCATCAGAAGGTGCCGTGCATTGATGGCAAACACCGTCAGGGCCATGGCCAGCATCGGCATCGCGGGCCCCCACAGATCCAGCACCGCGAACTGCGCCGTGCCCGCAAAAACCAGGGCGCTCATGCAGACCACGGAGAGGGCATCCAGACCGCGCTGGGTGGCGGCCAGACCGAAGGCGGCACCGAAGACCATCACGAACAAGGCCATGGGCACCATCTGCCGAAAGCCGGTCCACACCAGGTGACGGTTCAGCTCACTTTGAGAGACGGTAGCGGGATCGGTCGAAGTCATGAGGGCAGCGGCACAAGGGCAGGTGAGGATCTTCGTGCTTGGGCCTCACACTGTGATGAATTCGGGGCCTTCCGAAAAGCGCAAAATTCACATCGCTTGCATTCGATCATCGAATAGAAAGGAGCCGGCAATGCTGCAGAACCTCCAGATCGACTGGCTGAAGTGCTTTGTCGCCGTGGTGGACACGGGCTCGCTGTCGAGCGCCACCGGAGAGGTGCACCGGTCGCAGTCGGCCATCAGCATGCAACTCAAGAAGCTGGAGGAAGCCGTGGGCCGTCGGTTGCTCGACCGGGGGCCACGCAAGCTGCTGCTGACTCAGGATGGCCAGATGCTCCTGGGGTACGCGCGACGCATCCTGGATCTGCAGGCCGAGGCCTTGAGCGCCCTGCATGGCGACGAGCTGACGGGTCGCGTGCGACTGGGCGTGCCGGATGACTATGCCACCCGCTACCTCACGCCGGTGCTCAAGCGCTTTGCGCCGAAGCACAGCGGGGTCGAGATCGAACTCAACTGCGAACAGTCGCCCGCCCTCATCCCTCGTGTGGCGCGGGGTGAACTCGATCTGGCGCTCGTCTCGCGCGACCACGCGCGGCGCGGGACCCTGCTGTTTCATGAGCCCATGGTCTGGGTGGGCTCGCCTCAGTTCGAGCTCTGGCGACGCGACCCGCTGCCGATCGCGGTGTACGAAGAGGCCAGCCTGGCCCGGCGCGGGGCCATTCAGTCCCTGGCGCAGCAGGGGCGGCGCTACAAGGTTGTCTACAACAGCTCGAGCCTGGCAGGCCAGATTGCCGCGGTGGACAGCGGGCTGGCCGTGGCCGCGCTGACGCAGTGCAGTGCCCCGCCTCACCTGCAGGTCCTCGGGGCCGCGCACGGGCTGGGCCCGCTGGCCCCCATGGAGGTGGCGGTCTATCGGAGCCGCGAATCGCGCGGCAACAAGGCCGTGGACAGCCTTCACGGCCTGCTGATCCGGACGCTGAGGCAGTCCACCTGATCGGATCGGCAGACCACAAATTGGTCTGACCAATCATCATTTTATCTATCGCCAGGGTTAACCCTGAATTCGGGGCGTTGACGCCCCTTTTGCGCCTCTTCTACAGTCACGCCCTGTCGATGCCAAAATTGGTTTGACCAATTACCCGAGGCCAGCCAGCGTCCCGGCTTCCGGCCTCACGCCCACAGAGCTCATGACTGCCCCCACCGACGTCTACTTCTTCGCCACCTGCCTGGTGGACCTTTTCCTGCCTGACGCGGGCATGGACGCAATCACCCTGCTGGAACGCGAGGGGGTGCGCGTGCATGTGCCCAAGGGACAAAGCTGCTGCGGTCAACCGGCCTATACCAGCGGCCAACGCGAAGAGGCAATGACCGTCGCCCGCGCCCAGCTCGGCCTGTTCCCGCAGGCCGACTGGCCTATCGTCGTGCCCTCGGGCTCGTGCGCAGGGATGATGAAACACCACTGGCCGCAGTTGTTTGCGGGCACGCCCGATGAGGCCCGTGCCGTGGCCATTGCGGCCCGCGTGGTCGAGCTCACCGACTTCCTGCTCAACACGCTGGACCTCACCCACCGGCCCAGCTGGCCGCAACACGGCGAGCCCACGCGCGTGGCGGTGCACACCTCCTGCTCGGCCCGGCGCGAGATGGGCACCCACCAGCACGGCTGGGCCCTCGTCGACGCGCTGCCGGGTGTCGAGCGCGTGGTGCACGACCACGAATCGGAATGCTGCGGCTTCGGCGGCACGTTCTCCATCCGCCACCCCGACATCTCCGGCGCCATGGTGGCCGACAAGGCCGCAGCGCTGCACGGCACGGGCGCCACCACCTTCATCACGGCCGATGGCGGCTGCCTGCTCAACATCAACGGCAAGCTCGCCAAGTCAGAGTGCGGCAGCTTCTGTGGTCAGCACATGGCCACCTTCCTGCTGAAGCGCCTGGAAGGCGCCAAGGAGGTCAAGGCATGAGCCACACGCACGCCCACGACGCCACGCCGCGTGGCCGCATCCTCGCCCGGCTGCGCGGTGCCCTGGCCGATGCGCCCGCCGCGCACACGCCCCCTGCGGCCACGGCCGTGGCCAGCCACTACGCGGGCAACACGCCGAGCTGGCCCCTGGCCGAGCGCCTGACCCGGCTCGTGAACATGATGCAGTCGGTGCAGACCGAAGTGCACCTCGTGCGCGAAGGCGACTGGACGGCGCGCCTCGCCTGGGTCGTGGCCGACAAGGGTGTGCGCCAGATCCTGCTGCCCACGCAGACCGCCCACGGCACACGGGCTGCTGCCGGCCTGCAGAACGCAAGCAGCACCGCCCGCATCCGCGCCTTTGACCGCGACATCGAGCACTGGAAGGCCGAGCTCTTCACCGACATCGACGCCGGCTTCACCACCGTGCGCTCGGCCATCGCGGCCACCGGCAGCCTCATCCTCTGGCCCGATGCCGACGAGCCTCGCACCGTGAGCCTGGTGCCGCCACTGCACATCGCCCTGCTGGACGGCCGCAAGGTGCACACCCACTTCCATGAAGCCATGACGGCCGAAGGCTGGGCCGCGGGCGGCATGCCGACAAATGCGTTGCTCGTGTCCGGCCCCTCCAAGACGTCCGACATCCAGCAAACACTCGCCTATGGTGCCCACGGCCCCCGCGCCCTGGTGCTGCTGCTCATCGTGCCCGACGAGGTCGACCTGACCGCCCTGGCCACCGCCACCGGAGCCTGCGCATGAAGCCGATCGTTCACAAACTCGAGTTCATGCCCTCGCGCGAGTTCAAGGCCCGCGCGCACGAGGCCCTGGGCAACACCGGCCAGCGTCGCAGCTTCCGCGGTGCCATGGACTTCCTGCAAGCCAAGCGCGCCGCGCAGTTCCCCGACACCGCCGAGCTCGAGGCGCTGCGCACGCTGGGCGAAGGCATCCGCCAGCGCTGCCTGAGCAAGCTGCCCGAGCTGCTGGAAACGCTCGAAGCGCGCCTGACCGCCAAGGGCGTGCAGGTGCATTGGGCGGAAACGCCCGAGCAGGCCAACGCCATCATCCGCGGCCTGGTCGTGGCCGCGGGCGGCGACCTTGTGCTCAAGGGCAAGTCGATGGTGAGCGAGGAGATCGAGCTCAACCACCACCTGGCCGAACACGGCATCACCGCGATCGAATCGGACATGGGCGAGTACATCGTCCAACTGGCTGGCGAAAAACCCAGCCACATCGTCATGCCAGCCGTCCACAAGACGCGCGCGCAGATCGCCCGGCTCTTCCACGAGAAGGTGCCGGGCGCTCCTCTTACGGAGGACGTCGACGCCCTCATCCGCATCGGCCGCCACGCCATCCGTGACCTCTACCCTCAGGCCAAGGTCGGCCTGTCGGGTGTCAACTTCGCCGTGGC
The genomic region above belongs to Aquabacterium olei and contains:
- a CDS encoding CapA family protein, translated to MHAAPASHRPPASRPRRPILALALVMWAGIAHSAAAEPGPSALPELLCALRVAGHTQLVRSALTADPYAPRAADVRGRFRFKAVLLGDGVQAAHATVTVTDTEAEEGPAVLQQVSWPAAATGTGGLLTEVDAWAPRLSGWQRVYSPYLGRELTWGCALVRSGATPRGAADVDGTVPSVVAAPSPAPQASVTDAGPTVRLAWMGDVMLADGPGHVIRRGGDPFAAVASRLASADLRIANLECVIARSGKALAKPWTFRAHPRVLPVLQKHVDVVSLANNHSGDYGAEAFEEMLARLDRAGLPYVGGGRNLREAHRVRVIERKGVRIALIAYNEMFPRRFEAGDDHAGIAWSDDEQVLHDIRLARARADVVIPFMHWGQEDNEQAHARQRALARRMIEAGAAAVVGTHPHLVQDTEVIDGKPVVYSLGNFVFDGFTKPLNNTGALLWMEVNRQGVASWRMETVRIDARGVPHPVSK
- a CDS encoding (Fe-S)-binding protein, which gives rise to MTAPTDVYFFATCLVDLFLPDAGMDAITLLEREGVRVHVPKGQSCCGQPAYTSGQREEAMTVARAQLGLFPQADWPIVVPSGSCAGMMKHHWPQLFAGTPDEARAVAIAARVVELTDFLLNTLDLTHRPSWPQHGEPTRVAVHTSCSARREMGTHQHGWALVDALPGVERVVHDHESECCGFGGTFSIRHPDISGAMVADKAAALHGTGATTFITADGGCLLNINGKLAKSECGSFCGQHMATFLLKRLEGAKEVKA
- a CDS encoding AraC family transcriptional regulator, which produces MLRVAPVNLKILAYTLEVEGHDSRELLRRCGLCAMEELPEDGEWVPLAQFDHMMAAAIEITGDPSFGLIAGKSLALMKYGAITPVVLSTPSLRALLGDVGHFAPLVVPRAEIELVEEGARAQLQIHPVVQGGASGRFRTELVATSAVQMLRLAGATPADIQAVHFPHAAPADQLSRYVATFGPHLSFSSKACAVHFDARLLDAALPGHDPVAYLSARTRAEALLAALRAGNDLAEQVRSALLLAFPDVPPLPVLAARLGANDRTVRRQLAALGTSYADLVQECQRLTAERLLAEGRMPLKQIADALGFASVHSFHRAFRRWSGQTPATWRSGGPMPGVTSHAGLSAPAQPQVGRCG
- a CDS encoding AzlD family protein — encoded protein: MAIDLAAWGPFPVVLVMAAVTLATRWGGVFIMSFVPLGERTRRFIAAMSGSVLVAVLAPLAMRGDGGGRLALLSTAVVMLVIKKPLPAIAAGVVVAALFRQL
- a CDS encoding FCD domain-containing protein, coding for MNDALPKPLKRVNVPRLSDAIVQQIESMILEGSLKAGDALPPERSLAEQLGVSRPSLREAIQKLAARGLLISRQGGGTYVSDQLEASFSSPWQSMVASHPELRRDVLEFRRMLEGSTARYAAERATEADLTRLRAVVTTLQTAHAAKDLGALSKADAAFHQAIADAAHNAMFSHLLASLFTMMRTHVHDNIANLFAVGTVSSDLLAQHLAIFHAIEAHDPPAAQAAAEAHIDFVDRTLVRMRDESEREARSVRRAAVQGGSLPDPWRDR
- a CDS encoding AzlC family ABC transporter permease, with amino-acid sequence MTSTDPATVSQSELNRHLVWTGFRQMVPMALFVMVFGAAFGLAATQRGLDALSVVCMSALVFAGTAQFAVLDLWGPAMPMLAMALTVFAINARHLLMGASLYPWLRDLPPGRRYGLMTLASDANWAMSMQALARGQPGLGMLLGGGAALWVFWVLGTWLGTQVGDLIADARRWGLDMVMGCFMLAMAVGGEKNGRTFAIWGVAACASLAAYRHLPENSHVVVGALAGGLLGAAWKEAPHGD
- a CDS encoding LysR substrate-binding domain-containing protein — its product is MLQNLQIDWLKCFVAVVDTGSLSSATGEVHRSQSAISMQLKKLEEAVGRRLLDRGPRKLLLTQDGQMLLGYARRILDLQAEALSALHGDELTGRVRLGVPDDYATRYLTPVLKRFAPKHSGVEIELNCEQSPALIPRVARGELDLALVSRDHARRGTLLFHEPMVWVGSPQFELWRRDPLPIAVYEEASLARRGAIQSLAQQGRRYKVVYNSSSLAGQIAAVDSGLAVAALTQCSAPPHLQVLGAAHGLGPLAPMEVAVYRSRESRGNKAVDSLHGLLIRTLRQST
- a CDS encoding LutC/YkgG family protein: MSHTHAHDATPRGRILARLRGALADAPAAHTPPAATAVASHYAGNTPSWPLAERLTRLVNMMQSVQTEVHLVREGDWTARLAWVVADKGVRQILLPTQTAHGTRAAAGLQNASSTARIRAFDRDIEHWKAELFTDIDAGFTTVRSAIAATGSLILWPDADEPRTVSLVPPLHIALLDGRKVHTHFHEAMTAEGWAAGGMPTNALLVSGPSKTSDIQQTLAYGAHGPRALVLLLIVPDEVDLTALATATGACA
- a CDS encoding GMC oxidoreductase yields the protein MASTRRQFGQQLLDAAAAWGLQTVGATGHLGRTVALGGAAAVAARAAQAAAGVDHVRALVVGTGYGGAVTAMRLAQAGVPVTMLEMGQLWNKPGADGKVFCNSLKPDERAMWFSTRAAAVTTSLFNIPINIKVPYGAGVLDVLRAPNGAMDVYCGRGVGGGSLVNMAILITPQREVLRTLMPAGFDVDDFLRRLCPRALTQLNQNRIRPAYFEASPYHRYARVNRAALSRAGYSTEFLDCGYDFQYMEQEEAGLVPKSALGMEGGYGNNHGKRDLTKNYLADALGTGRVSIRALSSVKRIEQAPDGRYVVTVEEIDTLGNLQRRYALSCDHLFLAGGSMGTSEMLVRARETGTLPNLNRAIGTQWSANSDIFVVRGNPVWSPTGTKQSLVPATGFHARDQDGLPVFSMNIPLPLGVESWTNMNIVMTQNPELGTFAYDPTTGRAVLNWNGQNAPAVRSARHVFDRVNQAAGTHYRTDLFSGKTFADSTTYHPVGGCPLGKATDLFGRVAGYERLYVMDGALIPGALVANPALTVAALAERNIEHILLRDF